A region of Procambarus clarkii isolate CNS0578487 chromosome 22, FALCON_Pclarkii_2.0, whole genome shotgun sequence DNA encodes the following proteins:
- the LOC138367571 gene encoding cell surface glycoprotein 1-like has translation MLGFSSQDAVRDCPVKMLGFSSQDAVRDCPVKMLGFSSQDAGSPNTLKRPNHQSQHPQETQSSVPTPSRDPIISPNTVKRPNHQSQHRQETQSSVPAPSRDPIISPNTFKRPNHQSQHPHETQSSVPTPSRDPIISPNTLKRPNHQSQHPQETQSSVPTPSRDPIISPNTLKRPNHQSQHPQETQSSVPTPSRDPIISPNTLKRPNHQSQHPQETQSSVPTPSRDPIISPNTLMRPNHQPPTPSRTQSSVPTPSRDPISPQHPQETQSSVPTPSRDPISPQLPQDTQSSVPTPSRDPIISPNTLKRPNHQSQHRQETQSSVPAPSRDPIISPNTFKRLNHQSQHPHETQSSAANTLKRPNHQSQHPQETQSSVPTRPNHQSQHPQETQSSVPTPSRDPIISPSTLKRPNHQSQHLQETQSSVPAPS, from the exons ATGctggggttcagtagtcaagatgctgtTAGAGATTGTCCAGTTAAGATGctggggttcagtagtcaagatgctgtTAGAGATTGTCCAGTTAAGATGCTGGGGTTCAGTAGTCAGGATGCTGGGAG TCCCAACACCCTCAAGAGACCCAATCATCAGTCCCAGCACCCTCAAGAGACCCAATCATCAGTCCCAACACCCTCAAGAGACCCAATCATCAGTCCCAACACCGTCAAGAGACCCAATCATCAGTCCCAACACCGTCAAGAGACCCAATCATCAGTCCCAGCACCCTCAAGAGACCCAATCATCAGTCCCAACACCTTCAAGAGACCCAATCATCAGTCCCAGCACCCTCATGAGACCCAATCATCAGTCCCAACACCCTCAAGAGACCCAATCATCAGTCCCAACACCCTCAAGAGACCCAATCATCAGTCCCAACACCCTCAAGAGACCCAATCATCAGTCCCAACACCCTCAAGAGACCCAATCATCAGTCCCAACACCCTCAAGAGACCCAATCATCAGTCCCAACACCCTCAAGAGACCCAATCATCAGTCCCAACACCCTCAAGAGACCCAATCATCAGTCCCAACACCCTCAAGAGACCCAATCATCAGTCCCAACACCCTCAAGAGACCCAATCATCAGTCCCAACACCCTCAAGAGACCCAATCATCAGTCCCAACACCCTCATGAGACCCAATCATCAGCCCCCAACACCCTCAAGGACCCAATCATCAGTCCCAACACCATCAAGAGACCCAATCAGTCCCCAACACCCTCAAGAGACCCAATCATCAGTCCCAACACCATCAAGAGACCCAATCAGTCCCCAACTCCCTCAAGATACCCAATCATCAGTCCCAACACCCTCAAGAGACCCAATCATCAGTCCCAACACCCTCAAGAGACCCAATCATCAGTCCCAACATCGTCAAGAGACCCAATCATCAGTCCCAGCACCCTCAAGAGACCCAATCATCAGTCCCAACACCTTCAAGAGACTCAATCATCAGTCCCAGCACCCTCATGAGACCCAATCATCAGCCGCCAACACCCTCAAGAGACCCAATCATCAGTCCCAACACCCTCAAGAGACCCAATCATCAGTCCCAACACGACCGAATCATCAGTCCCAACACCCTCAAGAGACCCAATCATCAGTCCCAACACCGTCAAGAGACCCAATCATCAGTCCCAGCACCCTCAAGAGACCCAATCATCAGTCCCAACACCTTCAAGAGACTCAATCATCAGTCCCAGCACCCTCATGA
- the LOC138367570 gene encoding cell surface glycoprotein 1-like: protein MRPNHQPPTPSRDPIISPNTLKRPNHQSQHPQETQSSVPKPSRDPIISPNTLKRPNHQSQHPQETQSSVPTPSRDPIISPNTLKRPNHQSQHPQETQSSVPTPSRDPIISPNTLMRPNHQPPTPSRTQSSVPTPSRDPIISPNTLKRPNHQSQHRQETQSSVPAPSRDPIISPNTLKRPNHQSQHPHETQSSAPNTLKDPIISPNTLKRPNNQSQHPQETQSSVPTPSRDPISPQHPQETQSSVPTPSRDPISPQHPQDTQSSVPTPSRDPIISPNTLKRPNHQSQHPQETQSSVPAPSRDPIISPNTFKRLNHQSQHPHETQSSAANTLKRPNHQSQHPQETQSSVPTPSRDPIISPNTLKIPNHQSQHPQETQSSVPTPSRDPIISPNTLLRPNHQSQHPLETQSSAPTPSRDPIISPNTIKRPNQSQHPQETQPSVPTPRNPIISPNTLKRPNHQSQHQETQSSAPTPSRDPISSNTLKRPNHQPQHQETQSSVPTPRDPIISPNTIKRPNQSPTPSRDPIISPNTKKPNHQPQHHQETQSVPNTLKRPNHQSQHQETQSSAPTSSRDPIISLNTKRPNHQPQHQSTHHMNKLL from the coding sequence ATGAGACCCAATCATCAGCCGCCAACACCCTCAAGAGACCCAATCATCAGTCCCAACACCCTCAAGAGACCCAATCATCAGTCCCAACACCCTCAAGAGACCCAATCATCAGTCCCAAAACCCTCAAGAGACCCAATCATCAGTCCCAACACCCTCAAGAGACCCAATCATCAGTCCCAACACCCTCAAGAGACCCAATCATCAGTCCCAACACCCTCAAGAGACCCAATCATCAGTCCCAACACCCTCAAGAGACCCAATCATCAGTCCCAACACCCTCAAGAGACCCAATCATCAGTCCCAACACCCTCAAGAGACCCAATCATCAGTCCCAACACCCTCATGAGACCCAATCATCAGCCCCCAACACCCTCAAGGACCCAATCATCAGTCCCAACACCCTCAAGAGACCCAATCATCAGTCCCAACACCCTCAAGAGACCCAATCATCAGTCCCAACACCGTCAAGAGACCCAATCATCAGTCCCAGCACCCTCAAGAGACCCAATCATCAGTCCCAACACCCTCAAGAGACCCAATCATCAGTCCCAACACCCTCATGAGACCCAATCATCAGCCCCCAACACCCTCAAGGACCCAATCATCAGTCCCAACACCCTCAAGAGACCCAATAATCAGTCCCAACACCCTCAAGAGACCCAATCATCAGTCCCAACACCATCAAGAGACCCAATCAGTCCCCAACACCCTCAAGAGACCCAATCATCAGTCCCAACACCATCAAGAGACCCAATCAGTCCCCAACACCCTCAAGATACCCAATCATCAGTCCCAACACCCTCAAGAGACCCAATCATCAGTCCCAACACCCTCAAGAGACCCAATCATCAGTCCCAACACCCTCAAGAGACCCAATCATCAGTCCCAGCACCCTCAAGAGACCCAATCATCAGTCCCAACACCTTCAAGAGACTCAATCATCAGTCCCAGCACCCTCATGAGACCCAATCATCAGCCGCCAACACCCTCAAGAGACCCAATCATCAGTCCCAACACCCTCAAGAGACCCAATCATCAGTCCCAACACCCTCAAGAGACCCAATCATCAGTCCCAACACCCTCAAGATACCCAATCATCAGTCCCAACACCCTCAAGAGACCCAATCATCAGTCCCAACACCCTCAAGAGACCCAATCATCAGTCCCAACACCCTCTTGAGACCCAATCATCAGTCCCAACACCCTCTTGAGACCCAATCATCAGCCCCAACACCCTCAAGAGACCCAATCATCAGTCCCAACACCATCAAGAGACCCAATCAGTCCCAACACCCTCAAGAGACCCAACCATCAGTCCCAACACCAAGAAACCCAATCATCAGCCCCAACACCCTCAAGAGACCCAATCATCAGTCTCAACACCAAGAAACCCAATCATCAGCCCCAACACCCTCAAGAGACCCAATCAGTTCCAACACCCTCAAGAGACCCAATCATCAGCCCCAACACCAAGAGACCCAATCATCAGTCCCAACACCAAGAGACCCAATCATCAGTCCCAACACCATCAAGAGACCCAATCAGTCCCCAACACCCTCAAGAGACCCAATCATCAGTCCCAACACCAAGAAACCCAATCATCAGCCCCAACACCATCAAGAGACCCAATCAGTCCCCAACACCCTCAAGAGACCCAATCATCAGTCCCAACACCAAGAAACCCAATCATCAGCCCCAACATCCTCAAGAGACCCAATCATCAGTCTCAACACCAAGAGACCCAATCATCAGCCCCAACACCAATCAACTCATCACATGAACAAATTACTTTAA